Proteins from one Pongo abelii isolate AG06213 chromosome 7, NHGRI_mPonAbe1-v2.0_pri, whole genome shotgun sequence genomic window:
- the CNOT7 gene encoding CCR4-NOT transcription complex subunit 7 produces MPAATVDHSQRICEVWACNLDEEMKKIRQVIRKYNYVAMDTEFPGVVARPIGEFRSNADYQYQLLRCNVDLLKIIQLGLTFMNEQGEYPPGTSTWQFNFKFNLTEDMYAQDSIELLTTSGIQFKKHEEEGIETQYFAELLMTSGVVLCEGVKWLSFHSGYDFGYLIKILTNSNLPEEELDFFEILRLFFPVIYDVKYLMKSCKNLKGGLQEVAEQLELERIGPQHQAGSDSLLTGMAFFKMREMFFEDHIDDAKYCGHLYGLGSGSSYVQNGTGNAYEEEANKQS; encoded by the exons ATGCCAGCGGCAACTGTAGATCATAGCCAAAGAATTTGTGAAGTTTGGGCTTGCAACTTGGatgaagagatgaagaaaattCGTCAAGTTATCCGAAAATATAATTACGTTGCTATG GACACCGAGTTTCCAGGTGTGGTTGCAAGACCCATTGGAGAATTCAGGAGCAATGCTGACTATCAATACCAACTATTGCGGTGTAATGTAGACTTGTTAAAGATAATTCAGCTAGGACTGACATTTATGAATGAGCAAGGAGAATACCCTCCAGGAACTTCAACTTGgcagtttaattttaaatttaatttgac GGAGGACATGTATGCCCAGGACTCTATAGAGCTACTAACAACATCTGGTATCCAGTTTAAAAAACATGAGGAGGAAGGAATTGAAACCCAGTACTTTGCAGAACTTCTTATGACTTCTGGAGTGGTCCTCTGTGAAGGGGTCAAATGGTTGTCATTTCATAG CGGTTACGACTTTGGCTACTTAATCAAAATCCTAACCAACTCTAACTTGCCTGAAGAAGAACTTGACTTCTTTGAGATCCTTCGATTGTTTTTTCCTGTCATTTATGATGTGAAGTACCTCATGAAGAGCTGCAAAAATCTCAAA ggTGGATTACAGGAGGTGGCAGAACAGTTAGAGCTGGAACGGATAGGACCACAACATCAGGCAGGATCTGATTCATTGCTCACAGGAATGGCCTTTTTCAAAATGAGAGAA ATGTTCTTTGAAGATCATATTGATGATGCCAAATATTGTGGTCATTTGTATGGCCTTGGTTCTGGTTCATCCTATGTACAGAATGGCACAGGGAATGCATATGAAGAGGAAGCCAACAAGCAGTCATGA